In Brachyhypopomus gauderio isolate BG-103 chromosome 11, BGAUD_0.2, whole genome shotgun sequence, a single genomic region encodes these proteins:
- the pcdh12 gene encoding protocadherin-12 isoform X2 — MLQLCLLFVVDFTVCLLTEAQFLDHTSAIVHYHVWEEQPAGTRVGRLLDDLRQGGETGSLEDFRVVEHGQALPFLVATRDGEVSTLSQLDREKLCRGADLCELAFSVLFRKGGAVHFLRVRVEVKDLNDHSPVFSNSAQEVEISETVGLRTRIPLDHAKDPDAGSNGLQTYSLSPNQHFTLDVRQSGGTKQPELVVIKELDRETHSFFELTLVALDNGSPPRSGSTKVNVIILDSNDNSPVFEDSAPVVEIPEDTVRGTIIINLRATDPDQGANGEVEYSLSKHAPLEVQRLFSVDAQTGSVSITGPLDFEEKSSYEVDIQAKDRGHNAIPSHCKLLIRLQDVNDNAPRIHVTWTPPDSSGATVSEGATNETFLALVMVSDADSGPNGEVQAHIQQGSGPFRLKQIHGDNYMIITNGSLDREQQMEYNITLLARDNGVPSLSCVRHLTVHVLDENDNAPVFSKTHYKGVFKENNIPGSHILTLVARDVDLDLSGRVSYSIRESNELESPTASFSVHPNSGAVSAQQSLDYEESPTYSFIVEATDHGFPPLTGSATVIIEVQDVNDNYPIINEPRPKKGIAVVSIPVNAEKGEIVAEISDKVHGALHPKNNHSFHHRPEGFLATTIQASDPDSGLNARLRFKIEDGNPSRLFWLDETTGQLYVNTTNATELIGKAFKLAIAVSDMGTPVLVTRTTLQVTFINLRDHLKNSSSGHHAQFSFTMLLAVCLGGTCLLLLLTVALVTTFCRPEKRDNRAYNCRQAESTYTSHPRRPQKHIRKTDIQLVPVLRGRRDDPPKEEAQPLSAEPLLPEDTHPHGQLSLSPMLARMAQSQSYQENDGTLSLKQSKTLRKPGSIELDCCRAPATPYRTLRKARNPSASSSSHSQTSTLRRNKPEEVVTSADPSQPGAPEPFSQATLRRQRNSERNGRLEEQDHRQILRNLMRLSMAALGDNSIELSSASPEVQVSQLLSLLHQGQLQPRPNFRGNKYFHRAGRSGVQDADWLSTKDSGHGESEPGDVDWEADRESPIDPLLEEGLTSLLNSPVPDDVFTDVPDPAWMARLSLPLTSDYHENLYVPDGLPSPDGQGSTLGSPDDSTPFSTFGKTPDKGGPLGSEGLLCEVSTLFEMLLTQKADAQPRPPPDVLYRLTTACRRSLGLDPSPSARHQGPNEKQYTLPTMHCAAQSHY; from the exons ATGCTTCAGCTTTGCCTTCTGTTTGTGGTTGATTTTACCGTGTGCCTACTTACTGAGGCCCAGTTTCTAGACCACACCTCTGCAATTGTCCACTATCATGTGTGGGAGGAGCAACCAGCAGGCACAAGGGTGGGTCGCCTGTTGGATGACCTACGTCAGGGTGGTGAGACCGGGTCGTTGGAGGACTTCCGGGTTGTGGAGCACGGACAGGCTCTGCCGTTCCTGGTAGCCACAAGAGACGGGGAGGTGTCGACGCTGAGCCAGCTGGACCGGGAGAAGCTGTGCCGTGGAGCTGACCTCTGTGAACTGGCCTTCAGCGTCCTCTTTAGGAAAGGCGGGGCTGTGCACTTCCTGcgcgtgagggtggaggtgaaggatCTAAATGACCACAGCCCTGTCTTCTCCAATTCAGCGCAGGAGGTGGAGATCTCAGAAACAGTGGGACTAAGAACACGGATCCCTCTCGACCACGCTAAGGATCCGGACGCAGGTTCAAATGGTCTGCAGACCTACTCGCTTTCTCCCAACCAACACTTTACTCTGGACGTTCGTCAGTCTGGAGGGACCAAACAGCCAGAGCTGGTAGTTATCAAAGAACTAGATAGAGAGACACACTCGTTTTTTGAGTTAACACTAGTGGCCTTGGATAATGGCAGCCCACCTAGATCTGGGAGCACCAAAGTCAATGTCATAATCCTGGACTCTAATGACAACAGCCCCGTGTTTGAGGACAGTGCTCCAGTAGTGGAGATCCCTGAAGACACAGTGCGTGGCACGATAATTATCAACCTTCGTGCTACTGACCCTGACCAGGGTGCTAATGGGGAGGTTGAATACTCACTCAGTAAACATGCTCCATTAGAGGTGCAAAGGCTTTTTAGTGTAGATGCACAAACAGGTTCAGTGTCCATAACAGGTCCCTTGGACTTTGAGGAGAAGTCGTCCTATGAGGTGGACATCCAAGCCAAGGATCGGGGACACAATGCCATACCGTCTCACTGCAAACTGCTGATTAGGCTTCAGGACGTTAACGACAACGCTCCTCGGATACACGTCACATGGACACCTCCGGATTCCTCTGGGGCGACTGTGTCTGAGGGAGCAACAAACGAGACCTTCCTGGCTCTTGTGATGGTGTCTGATGCTGACTCGGGACCGAACGGGGAAGTACAAGCTCATATTCAACAAGGGTCAGGCCCGTTTCGTCTCAAGCAAATCCACGGAGACAACTACATGATCATTACTAATGGGAGCCTGGATCGAGAACAACAGATGGAGTACAATATCACTCTTCTAGCTCGAGACAACGGAGTTCCTTCTCTATCTTGTGTACGACACCTGACCGTTCATGTGCTGGACGAGAACGACAACGCACCAGTGTTTTCAAAGACTCACTACAAGGGTGTCTTCAAAGAGAATAATATACCAGGATCCCACATCTTGACTTTAGTGGCTCGTGATGTTGACCTAGACCTCAGTGGAAGGGTGTCTTACTCAATTAGAGAGTCCAATGAACTGGAAAGCCCAACTGCATCATTCTCTGTTCACCCAAACAGTGGGGCCGTTTCTGCTCAGCAGTCATTAGACTATGAAGAATCACCCACGTACTCCTTCATAGTGGAGGCGACAGATCATGGCTTCCCTCCACTGACCGGCAGTGCCACTGTGATTATTGAGGTTCAAGATGTTAATGACAACTATCCCATCATCAATGAACCTCGGCCTAAAAAGGGTATTGCAGTGGTCAGTATACCAGTTAATGCAGAAAAGGGGGAGATTGTGGCTGAAATTAGTGACAAAGTTCATGGAGCCCTGCATCCAAAGAACAATCACTCCTTTCACCACAGGCCTGAGGGCTTTCTGGCCACAACAATTCAGGCCAGTGATCCTGACTCTGGTCTCAACGCAAGACTCCGTTTCAAAATTGAAGATGGTAACCCCTCCAGGCTGTTTTGGCTGGATGAAACCACAGGTCAGTTATATGTGAACACCACAAATGCCACCGAACTGATAGGCAAAGCTTTTAAACTGGCCATTGCAGTATCAGACATGGGAACACCCGTGCTTGTGACAAGGACAACCCTCCAAGTCACGTTTATAAATCTCCGTGATCACCTTAAAAATTCTTCTTCGGGACATCACGCACAGTTCAGCTTCACAATGCTTTTAGCTGTCTGCCTGGGAGGAACTTGCCTGCTACTGCTGTTAACTGTGGCTCTGGTTACCACCTTCTGTCGGCCGGAAAAAAGAGACAACCGCGCTTACAATTGCAGACAAGCTGAATCTACCTACACCAGTCACCCCCGCAGACCCCAGAAGCACATTCGCAAAACGGACATACAGCTGGTACCGGTCCTAAGGGGTCGGCGAGATGACCCACCCAAAGAAGAAGCTCAGCCACTATCGGCTGAACCACTTCTGCCAGAAGACACTCACCCGCATGGCCAGCTCAGTCTTTCACCAATGCTTGCTCGCATGGCCCAAAGCCAGTCTTACCAAGAGAACGACGGGACCCTTTCACTCAAACAGAGCAAGACACTCCGGAAACCTGGCAGCATAGAGTTAGACTGCTGCCGTGCTCCTGCGACACCCTACCGAACCCTACGCAAGGCCCGAAATCCTTCTGCCTCCTCATCCTCGCACTCACAGACCAGCACACTGAGACGTAACAAGCCCGAAGAGGTCGTGACCTCCGCTGACCCCTCACAGCCTGGCGCTCCTGAGCCTTTTTCACAGGCCACTCTGCGGAGGCAAAGGAACTCAGAAAGAAATGGAAGACTTGAAGAACAAGACCACAGACAGATACTCAGAAACCTGATGCGGTTGTCCATGGCTGCCCTTGGGGATAACTCAATCGAGCTATCTTCGGCTTCACCGGAGGTGCAG GTGTCCCAGTTGTTGTCTCTTCTGCACCAGGGCCAGCTTCAACCTCGACCAAATTTCAGGGGAAACAAATATTTCCACCGAGCAGGCCG GTCTGGAGTGCAGGACGCTGACTGGCTGAGTACCAAGGACAGTGGGCACGGGGAGAGTGAGCCCGGAGACGTGGACTGGGAGGCGGACAGGGAGTCTCCCATCGACCCGCTTCTGGAGGAAGGCCTGACCAGCCTGCTCAACAGTCCTG ttccagaTGATGTATTCACCGACGTACCCGATCCTGCTTGGATGGCAcgtctctcccttcctctgaCCAGTGACTATCATGAAAACCTTTATGTCCCCGACGGGCTACCGTCCCCAGATGGGCAGGGCTCCACTTTGGGCAGCCCCGATGACTCCACCCCCTTCTCCACCTTTGGTAAGACCCCCGATAAGGGGGGCCCATTGGGAAGTGAAGGCTTGCTGTGTGAAGTTAGCACCCTGTTCGAGATGTTGCTGACGCAGAAGGCCGACGCCCAGCCTCGCCCACCACCCGACGTCCTCTACAGACTCACCACGGCCTGTCGCCGATCCCTGGGCCTGGACCCGTCCCCCTCCGCACGGCACCAGGGCCCAAATGAAAAACAGTACACACTGCCCACAATGCACTGCGCCGCTCAAAGCCATTACTGA
- the pcdh12 gene encoding protocadherin-12 isoform X1 has translation MLQLCLLFVVDFTVCLLTEAQFLDHTSAIVHYHVWEEQPAGTRVGRLLDDLRQGGETGSLEDFRVVEHGQALPFLVATRDGEVSTLSQLDREKLCRGADLCELAFSVLFRKGGAVHFLRVRVEVKDLNDHSPVFSNSAQEVEISETVGLRTRIPLDHAKDPDAGSNGLQTYSLSPNQHFTLDVRQSGGTKQPELVVIKELDRETHSFFELTLVALDNGSPPRSGSTKVNVIILDSNDNSPVFEDSAPVVEIPEDTVRGTIIINLRATDPDQGANGEVEYSLSKHAPLEVQRLFSVDAQTGSVSITGPLDFEEKSSYEVDIQAKDRGHNAIPSHCKLLIRLQDVNDNAPRIHVTWTPPDSSGATVSEGATNETFLALVMVSDADSGPNGEVQAHIQQGSGPFRLKQIHGDNYMIITNGSLDREQQMEYNITLLARDNGVPSLSCVRHLTVHVLDENDNAPVFSKTHYKGVFKENNIPGSHILTLVARDVDLDLSGRVSYSIRESNELESPTASFSVHPNSGAVSAQQSLDYEESPTYSFIVEATDHGFPPLTGSATVIIEVQDVNDNYPIINEPRPKKGIAVVSIPVNAEKGEIVAEISDKVHGALHPKNNHSFHHRPEGFLATTIQASDPDSGLNARLRFKIEDGNPSRLFWLDETTGQLYVNTTNATELIGKAFKLAIAVSDMGTPVLVTRTTLQVTFINLRDHLKNSSSGHHAQFSFTMLLAVCLGGTCLLLLLTVALVTTFCRPEKRDNRAYNCRQAESTYTSHPRRPQKHIRKTDIQLVPVLRGRRDDPPKEEAQPLSAEPLLPEDTHPHGQLSLSPMLARMAQSQSYQENDGTLSLKQSKTLRKPGSIELDCCRAPATPYRTLRKARNPSASSSSHSQTSTLRRNKPEEVVTSADPSQPGAPEPFSQATLRRQRNSERNGRLEEQDHRQILRNLMRLSMAALGDNSIELSSASPEVQQVSQLLSLLHQGQLQPRPNFRGNKYFHRAGRSGVQDADWLSTKDSGHGESEPGDVDWEADRESPIDPLLEEGLTSLLNSPVPDDVFTDVPDPAWMARLSLPLTSDYHENLYVPDGLPSPDGQGSTLGSPDDSTPFSTFGKTPDKGGPLGSEGLLCEVSTLFEMLLTQKADAQPRPPPDVLYRLTTACRRSLGLDPSPSARHQGPNEKQYTLPTMHCAAQSHY, from the exons ATGCTTCAGCTTTGCCTTCTGTTTGTGGTTGATTTTACCGTGTGCCTACTTACTGAGGCCCAGTTTCTAGACCACACCTCTGCAATTGTCCACTATCATGTGTGGGAGGAGCAACCAGCAGGCACAAGGGTGGGTCGCCTGTTGGATGACCTACGTCAGGGTGGTGAGACCGGGTCGTTGGAGGACTTCCGGGTTGTGGAGCACGGACAGGCTCTGCCGTTCCTGGTAGCCACAAGAGACGGGGAGGTGTCGACGCTGAGCCAGCTGGACCGGGAGAAGCTGTGCCGTGGAGCTGACCTCTGTGAACTGGCCTTCAGCGTCCTCTTTAGGAAAGGCGGGGCTGTGCACTTCCTGcgcgtgagggtggaggtgaaggatCTAAATGACCACAGCCCTGTCTTCTCCAATTCAGCGCAGGAGGTGGAGATCTCAGAAACAGTGGGACTAAGAACACGGATCCCTCTCGACCACGCTAAGGATCCGGACGCAGGTTCAAATGGTCTGCAGACCTACTCGCTTTCTCCCAACCAACACTTTACTCTGGACGTTCGTCAGTCTGGAGGGACCAAACAGCCAGAGCTGGTAGTTATCAAAGAACTAGATAGAGAGACACACTCGTTTTTTGAGTTAACACTAGTGGCCTTGGATAATGGCAGCCCACCTAGATCTGGGAGCACCAAAGTCAATGTCATAATCCTGGACTCTAATGACAACAGCCCCGTGTTTGAGGACAGTGCTCCAGTAGTGGAGATCCCTGAAGACACAGTGCGTGGCACGATAATTATCAACCTTCGTGCTACTGACCCTGACCAGGGTGCTAATGGGGAGGTTGAATACTCACTCAGTAAACATGCTCCATTAGAGGTGCAAAGGCTTTTTAGTGTAGATGCACAAACAGGTTCAGTGTCCATAACAGGTCCCTTGGACTTTGAGGAGAAGTCGTCCTATGAGGTGGACATCCAAGCCAAGGATCGGGGACACAATGCCATACCGTCTCACTGCAAACTGCTGATTAGGCTTCAGGACGTTAACGACAACGCTCCTCGGATACACGTCACATGGACACCTCCGGATTCCTCTGGGGCGACTGTGTCTGAGGGAGCAACAAACGAGACCTTCCTGGCTCTTGTGATGGTGTCTGATGCTGACTCGGGACCGAACGGGGAAGTACAAGCTCATATTCAACAAGGGTCAGGCCCGTTTCGTCTCAAGCAAATCCACGGAGACAACTACATGATCATTACTAATGGGAGCCTGGATCGAGAACAACAGATGGAGTACAATATCACTCTTCTAGCTCGAGACAACGGAGTTCCTTCTCTATCTTGTGTACGACACCTGACCGTTCATGTGCTGGACGAGAACGACAACGCACCAGTGTTTTCAAAGACTCACTACAAGGGTGTCTTCAAAGAGAATAATATACCAGGATCCCACATCTTGACTTTAGTGGCTCGTGATGTTGACCTAGACCTCAGTGGAAGGGTGTCTTACTCAATTAGAGAGTCCAATGAACTGGAAAGCCCAACTGCATCATTCTCTGTTCACCCAAACAGTGGGGCCGTTTCTGCTCAGCAGTCATTAGACTATGAAGAATCACCCACGTACTCCTTCATAGTGGAGGCGACAGATCATGGCTTCCCTCCACTGACCGGCAGTGCCACTGTGATTATTGAGGTTCAAGATGTTAATGACAACTATCCCATCATCAATGAACCTCGGCCTAAAAAGGGTATTGCAGTGGTCAGTATACCAGTTAATGCAGAAAAGGGGGAGATTGTGGCTGAAATTAGTGACAAAGTTCATGGAGCCCTGCATCCAAAGAACAATCACTCCTTTCACCACAGGCCTGAGGGCTTTCTGGCCACAACAATTCAGGCCAGTGATCCTGACTCTGGTCTCAACGCAAGACTCCGTTTCAAAATTGAAGATGGTAACCCCTCCAGGCTGTTTTGGCTGGATGAAACCACAGGTCAGTTATATGTGAACACCACAAATGCCACCGAACTGATAGGCAAAGCTTTTAAACTGGCCATTGCAGTATCAGACATGGGAACACCCGTGCTTGTGACAAGGACAACCCTCCAAGTCACGTTTATAAATCTCCGTGATCACCTTAAAAATTCTTCTTCGGGACATCACGCACAGTTCAGCTTCACAATGCTTTTAGCTGTCTGCCTGGGAGGAACTTGCCTGCTACTGCTGTTAACTGTGGCTCTGGTTACCACCTTCTGTCGGCCGGAAAAAAGAGACAACCGCGCTTACAATTGCAGACAAGCTGAATCTACCTACACCAGTCACCCCCGCAGACCCCAGAAGCACATTCGCAAAACGGACATACAGCTGGTACCGGTCCTAAGGGGTCGGCGAGATGACCCACCCAAAGAAGAAGCTCAGCCACTATCGGCTGAACCACTTCTGCCAGAAGACACTCACCCGCATGGCCAGCTCAGTCTTTCACCAATGCTTGCTCGCATGGCCCAAAGCCAGTCTTACCAAGAGAACGACGGGACCCTTTCACTCAAACAGAGCAAGACACTCCGGAAACCTGGCAGCATAGAGTTAGACTGCTGCCGTGCTCCTGCGACACCCTACCGAACCCTACGCAAGGCCCGAAATCCTTCTGCCTCCTCATCCTCGCACTCACAGACCAGCACACTGAGACGTAACAAGCCCGAAGAGGTCGTGACCTCCGCTGACCCCTCACAGCCTGGCGCTCCTGAGCCTTTTTCACAGGCCACTCTGCGGAGGCAAAGGAACTCAGAAAGAAATGGAAGACTTGAAGAACAAGACCACAGACAGATACTCAGAAACCTGATGCGGTTGTCCATGGCTGCCCTTGGGGATAACTCAATCGAGCTATCTTCGGCTTCACCGGAGGTGCAG CAGGTGTCCCAGTTGTTGTCTCTTCTGCACCAGGGCCAGCTTCAACCTCGACCAAATTTCAGGGGAAACAAATATTTCCACCGAGCAGGCCG GTCTGGAGTGCAGGACGCTGACTGGCTGAGTACCAAGGACAGTGGGCACGGGGAGAGTGAGCCCGGAGACGTGGACTGGGAGGCGGACAGGGAGTCTCCCATCGACCCGCTTCTGGAGGAAGGCCTGACCAGCCTGCTCAACAGTCCTG ttccagaTGATGTATTCACCGACGTACCCGATCCTGCTTGGATGGCAcgtctctcccttcctctgaCCAGTGACTATCATGAAAACCTTTATGTCCCCGACGGGCTACCGTCCCCAGATGGGCAGGGCTCCACTTTGGGCAGCCCCGATGACTCCACCCCCTTCTCCACCTTTGGTAAGACCCCCGATAAGGGGGGCCCATTGGGAAGTGAAGGCTTGCTGTGTGAAGTTAGCACCCTGTTCGAGATGTTGCTGACGCAGAAGGCCGACGCCCAGCCTCGCCCACCACCCGACGTCCTCTACAGACTCACCACGGCCTGTCGCCGATCCCTGGGCCTGGACCCGTCCCCCTCCGCACGGCACCAGGGCCCAAATGAAAAACAGTACACACTGCCCACAATGCACTGCGCCGCTCAAAGCCATTACTGA